A region of the Gemmatimonadota bacterium genome:
TGCCCACCCTTTAAATGGGGACGTTTCTACCCGCCCGGACCGGGTCCACGGCGCGCCAGAGTTTCGGCGGTGAACCGGATGCCGAGTAACGGCCGATGAAGCCGTCAAAGGAGACCAGCCCGATTTTATGGTGAACGCTACGGACCTGCGCACCGGTATGACCATCAGGATCGATGGATCCATATACTTCATCACGGGTTGCGAACACATCAAACCGGGCAAGGGAACGGCCTTTTCGCGCACCCGCCTGAAGCATATCCACACCGGGGCCGTGATCGAGAAGACCTACAAGGCCTCGGACAAGCTGGAAGACGTGCGGGTGGAACGGCGCAAGTTCCAGTTCCAGTATACCGACGGCGACATGTACTACATGATGGACCTGGAGACCTACGAACAGGTGCCGGTAAGCGTGTCGATCATCGGCGACAACAAGGATTACATCAAGGACAGCATGACGCTCGAACTGCTCACCGCGGACCAGGGCGTCGTGGGCATCGAGATGCCGAATTTCATCGAGCTGGAAGTGACGCAGACCGATCCGGGTATCCGCGGCGACACCGCGACGGGAGGCACCAAGCCGGCCACGCTCGAAAGCGGCGCCGTGGTGCAGGTTCCGCTGTTCATCAACCCCGGCGACGTGCTGCGCATCGATACGCGGTCCCGCGAATACGTAGAGCGGGTGTAGCCGCCCTTCCGAGGAGCCTGACATGGGAATCGATGAGGTGCTCAAGCTGATCGAATCGCTGCGGGATACGGACATCCAGGAAGTCGAGGTGGCCGAGGGCGACCGGAAGATCCGGATCGTGCGCATGACGGCCGGCGCGACCGCGGCCGCCGTCCCCGCACCAGCGGCGGATACGCACGTGCAGGCCGCCGCGCCACCCGCGGAACACGTGCGGCAGGACGTCGGCCAGGCGGACTCCGCGGACAACACCTACGTCGAGGTGACCTCGCCCATGGTGGGTACCTTCTACCGGTCACCCGAGCCCGACGCCGACCCCTTCGTTCAGGAGCAGGACCGGATCAGCACCGGCCAGCAGCTGTGCATCATCGAAGCCATGAAGCTGATGAATCCCATCCAGTCCGAATTGAACGGGCGCGTGATGGCCATCCTGGTGGAAGACGCCCAGCCCGTCGAATACGGCCAACCGTTGTTTCTGATCGAACCGGCATAGGAAGCGATGTTCCAGAAGATCCTCATCGCCAACCGCGGCGAGATCGCCCTGCGCGTCATCCGCTCGTGCAAAGAGTTGAACATCGCGACGCTGGCCGTCCACTCCGAAACGGACCAGGACTCCCTCCACGTCCGCTTCGCCGACGAGGCGGTCTGCATCGGCAGCAACGCGCCGAACGACAGCTATCTGAACATACCCCGCATCATCAGCGCGGCGGAAATCATGAACGCCGACGCCGTGCATCCCGGATACGGATTTCTCTCCGAAAACCCCCACTTCGCCGAAGTCTGCGAGTCCTGCGACATCGCCTTCATCGGACCGCCGTCCAGGGCCATCCGCCTCATGGGCGACAAGGCC
Encoded here:
- the efp gene encoding elongation factor P, coding for MVNATDLRTGMTIRIDGSIYFITGCEHIKPGKGTAFSRTRLKHIHTGAVIEKTYKASDKLEDVRVERRKFQFQYTDGDMYYMMDLETYEQVPVSVSIIGDNKDYIKDSMTLELLTADQGVVGIEMPNFIELEVTQTDPGIRGDTATGGTKPATLESGAVVQVPLFINPGDVLRIDTRSREYVERV
- the accB gene encoding acetyl-CoA carboxylase biotin carboxyl carrier protein, which produces MGIDEVLKLIESLRDTDIQEVEVAEGDRKIRIVRMTAGATAAAVPAPAADTHVQAAAPPAEHVRQDVGQADSADNTYVEVTSPMVGTFYRSPEPDADPFVQEQDRISTGQQLCIIEAMKLMNPIQSELNGRVMAILVEDAQPVEYGQPLFLIEPA